A genomic window from Candidatus Kouleothrix ribensis includes:
- a CDS encoding CAP domain-containing protein: MNFARTTLLIVVAVCLLSLRGHAASSPLPFDAYVPMANNGRLAVPLPTPSPTPADPLVARREVIRLVNEYRVANGCPAAPENPILMEAAQAWSDYMQAHNIFEHSSAQYPQWYTSRGYSWDARENLASGQDTAQQAVHDWQASPNHNRTLLSCYYASTGATYDLGVGLNGRLWTLALGERLP; the protein is encoded by the coding sequence ATGAATTTTGCGCGTACAACCCTGCTGATCGTCGTAGCCGTATGCCTGTTGAGCCTGCGCGGCCACGCAGCGAGTAGCCCGTTGCCGTTTGACGCGTATGTGCCCATGGCCAACAATGGCCGGCTGGCCGTGCCCCTGCCAACCCCAAGCCCTACCCCAGCTGACCCGCTGGTCGCGCGCCGTGAGGTAATTCGGCTGGTCAACGAGTACCGGGTTGCGAATGGCTGCCCGGCCGCACCCGAAAACCCAATTCTGATGGAGGCTGCGCAAGCGTGGAGCGACTATATGCAAGCGCATAACATCTTCGAACATAGCTCGGCACAATACCCGCAATGGTACACGAGTCGTGGTTATAGCTGGGATGCCCGCGAGAACCTTGCGTCCGGCCAGGATACTGCCCAGCAAGCGGTTCACGACTGGCAGGCATCGCCGAACCACAACCGCACGTTGCTATCGTGCTACTACGCCTCGACAGGAGCAACGTACGATCTCGGCGTTGGACTGAACGGCCGGCTCTGGACGCTGGCACTTGGCGAACGGCTGCCGTGA
- a CDS encoding aminotransferase class V-fold PLP-dependent enzyme, whose translation MNPEEFRRAGHQLIDWIADYRARVADLPVMSRVEPGAVRASLPAAPPAQAESFDAIMHDLEQIIVPGLSHWQHPQFFGYFPANSELASVLGDYLSTGLGVLGLSWQASPALSELEELVADWMRQMVGLSDGWSGVIQDTASTSTLLALLCARERSSGYALARGGMQGEPQPLIVYASQHSHSSVEKAALLAGFGRANIRSLDSDEHYALRPAALAAAIAHDLAQGYRPCAVVATTGTTATTALDPLEPIAELARQHGMWLHVDAAMAGSAMILPECRWMWQGIEGADSLVLNSHKWLGAAFDCSLYYVRDPQHLVRVMSTNPSYLQSAVDGQVKNLRDWGIPLGRRFRALKLWCLIRDQGVAGLQARLRRDMANAQWLADQVRAAPGWQVLAPVPLQTICVRHQPAGLAGEALDRHTLAWADRLNRSGQVYVTPAVLDGRWMVRVSIGALPTEREHVLRLWAAMQREVSA comes from the coding sequence ATGAACCCGGAAGAATTTCGCCGCGCCGGCCACCAGCTGATCGATTGGATCGCCGACTATCGCGCGCGCGTCGCCGATCTGCCGGTGATGTCGCGCGTGGAGCCAGGCGCGGTGCGCGCCAGCCTGCCCGCCGCCCCGCCGGCCCAGGCCGAGTCGTTCGACGCGATCATGCACGATCTCGAGCAGATCATCGTGCCAGGCCTCTCGCACTGGCAGCACCCGCAGTTCTTCGGCTACTTCCCCGCAAATAGCGAGCTGGCTTCGGTGCTCGGCGATTACCTCAGCACCGGCCTGGGCGTGCTAGGCCTGTCGTGGCAGGCCAGCCCGGCCCTGAGCGAGCTGGAAGAGCTTGTGGCCGACTGGATGCGCCAGATGGTTGGCCTCTCCGACGGCTGGAGCGGCGTGATTCAAGATACCGCCTCGACCAGTACGCTGCTGGCGTTGCTCTGCGCGCGCGAGCGTTCGTCGGGCTATGCGCTGGCGCGCGGCGGCATGCAGGGCGAGCCGCAGCCGCTGATTGTGTATGCCTCGCAGCACAGCCATAGCTCGGTCGAGAAGGCCGCGCTGCTGGCCGGGTTTGGGCGTGCCAATATTCGCAGCCTGGATAGCGACGAGCACTACGCGCTGCGGCCCGCTGCCCTGGCGGCGGCGATTGCGCACGATCTGGCCCAGGGCTACCGGCCCTGCGCCGTCGTGGCCACTACCGGCACTACCGCCACCACCGCGCTCGATCCGCTCGAGCCGATCGCCGAGCTGGCGCGCCAGCACGGCATGTGGCTGCATGTCGATGCGGCCATGGCCGGCTCGGCCATGATCTTGCCTGAGTGCCGCTGGATGTGGCAGGGTATCGAGGGCGCCGACTCGCTGGTGCTGAATAGCCATAAGTGGCTTGGCGCAGCCTTCGATTGCTCGCTCTACTATGTGCGCGACCCGCAGCACCTGGTGCGCGTGATGAGCACCAACCCCAGCTACCTCCAGAGCGCGGTCGACGGCCAGGTGAAGAATCTGCGCGACTGGGGCATTCCGCTGGGCCGGCGCTTCCGCGCGCTGAAGCTGTGGTGCCTCATTCGCGATCAGGGCGTGGCCGGCCTGCAGGCGCGCCTGCGCCGCGACATGGCCAATGCGCAGTGGCTGGCCGATCAGGTGCGCGCGGCACCCGGCTGGCAGGTGCTCGCGCCCGTGCCGCTGCAGACGATCTGTGTGCGCCACCAGCCGGCCGGTCTCGCGGGCGAAGCGCTCGATCGGCATACGCTCGCCTGGGCCGATCGACTGAACCGATCCGGCCAGGTGTATGTCACGCCGGCTGTGTTGGATGGACGCTGGATGGTGCGCGTCTCGATCGGCGCGCTGCCTACCGAGCGCGAGCATGTGCTGCGGCTGTGGGCGGCGATGCAGCGCGAGGTTAGCGCCTGA
- a CDS encoding GNAT family N-acetyltransferase, with translation MTDTTTIAAALAPLGLSLRPFAAADMQFLYRVYAETRTEELAITGWNEAQQQAFLAMQFEAQHRYYQQNYADAAFQIIALAGQPIGRLYLVRLPVELRVIDIALLAAYRGRGLGSAILTAILDAGRGLGLPVRIHVERFNPARRLYTRLGFRQIDDTGIYYLMEWAPDAR, from the coding sequence ATGACCGATACCACAACAATTGCCGCCGCACTTGCGCCGCTTGGCCTGAGCCTGCGCCCGTTTGCGGCCGCCGACATGCAGTTCCTATACCGCGTCTACGCCGAAACGCGCACGGAAGAGCTGGCCATAACCGGCTGGAACGAGGCGCAGCAGCAGGCCTTTCTGGCAATGCAGTTCGAGGCGCAGCACCGCTACTACCAGCAGAACTACGCCGACGCTGCCTTTCAGATTATCGCGCTGGCCGGCCAGCCGATCGGCCGGCTGTACCTGGTGCGCCTGCCGGTCGAGCTGCGGGTGATCGACATTGCGCTGCTGGCGGCGTATCGCGGCCGCGGGCTTGGCTCGGCGATTCTCACCGCCATTCTGGATGCGGGCCGGGGCCTGGGCCTACCCGTACGCATCCATGTCGAGCGTTTCAACCCGGCCCGGCGCCTGTATACCCGGCTTGGGTTCCGGCAGATCGACGATACCGGCATATATTACCTGATGGAGTGGGCACCCGATGCTCGATAA
- the mgrA gene encoding L-glyceraldehyde 3-phosphate reductase: MYLPADTRYDTMQYRRCGRSGLRLPAISLGLWHNFGGVDTLEQCRAMLRRAFDHGITHFDLANNYGPPPGSAETTFGQLLRQELAPYRDELIISTKAGYLMWPGPYGEWGSRKYLLASLDQSLRRMGLEYVDIFYHHRPDPNTPLEETMAALDQAVRSGKALYAGISNYQPEQARQAAGILRALGTPCLIHQPSYSMFNRWVEDGLLEVLDAEGIGAIVFSPLAQGLLTDKYLGGIPAGSRASKAHGFLRPEHVTAERLAQVAQLNQLAHGRGQTLAQLALAWVLRHTTVTSALIGASRPDQIDDAVGALANLALAPAELQAIEQILAG; the protein is encoded by the coding sequence ATGTACCTGCCAGCCGACACTCGCTACGATACCATGCAGTACCGGCGCTGCGGCCGCAGCGGGCTGCGCCTGCCCGCGATCTCACTTGGCCTGTGGCACAATTTTGGCGGCGTCGATACGCTCGAGCAGTGCCGGGCCATGCTGCGCCGGGCCTTCGACCATGGCATCACGCATTTCGATCTGGCCAATAACTATGGCCCACCGCCCGGCTCGGCCGAAACGACCTTCGGCCAGCTGCTGCGCCAGGAGCTGGCGCCCTACCGCGACGAGCTGATCATCTCGACCAAGGCCGGCTACCTGATGTGGCCCGGCCCGTATGGCGAGTGGGGCTCGCGCAAATACCTGCTCGCCAGCCTCGACCAGAGCCTGCGGCGCATGGGCCTGGAGTATGTCGACATCTTCTACCACCACCGGCCCGACCCGAACACGCCGCTGGAGGAGACCATGGCTGCGCTCGACCAGGCCGTGCGCAGCGGCAAGGCGCTGTACGCCGGGATCTCGAACTACCAGCCCGAGCAGGCGCGCCAGGCTGCCGGCATCCTGCGCGCCCTCGGCACGCCCTGCCTGATCCACCAGCCTAGCTACAGTATGTTCAACCGCTGGGTTGAGGATGGGCTGCTAGAGGTGCTCGACGCCGAGGGCATCGGCGCGATTGTGTTCTCGCCGCTGGCGCAGGGCTTGCTCACCGATAAGTACCTTGGCGGCATCCCGGCTGGCTCGCGCGCCTCCAAGGCCCACGGCTTCCTGCGCCCCGAGCATGTCACCGCCGAGCGGCTGGCGCAGGTTGCGCAGCTCAACCAGCTGGCGCACGGCCGCGGCCAGACGCTGGCGCAGCTGGCGTTGGCCTGGGTGCTGCGCCATACTACCGTCACCTCGGCGCTGATCGGCGCCAGCCGGCCCGATCAGATCGACGACGCGGTCGGCGCGCTGGCAAACCTGGCCCTCGCGCCTGCCGAGCTACAGGCGATCGAGCAGATCCTGGCCGGGTGA
- a CDS encoding RidA family protein → MSYEAKLREMGYTLDPIDLNAGKIMHAVRTGNLIYTSGQVSRWGDLEIKGKLGRDLSVEQGYAAARYSALSCLRAIKTLAGSLDEIVRVVKVLGMVNVAPDFDNTPAVIHGCSDLLLEVFGAAGQHARSAVGMALPLNYAVEIELIVEVR, encoded by the coding sequence ATGTCCTACGAGGCAAAGCTGCGCGAAATGGGCTACACGCTCGACCCGATCGACCTGAACGCTGGCAAGATTATGCATGCCGTGCGCACCGGCAATCTGATCTACACATCGGGCCAGGTATCGCGCTGGGGCGATCTCGAGATCAAAGGCAAGCTCGGCCGCGACCTGAGCGTCGAGCAGGGCTATGCGGCCGCGCGCTACTCGGCGCTCAGCTGCCTGCGCGCGATCAAGACGCTGGCCGGCTCGCTCGATGAGATCGTACGGGTGGTGAAGGTCCTGGGCATGGTTAATGTCGCGCCCGATTTCGATAACACGCCCGCCGTGATCCATGGCTGCAGCGACCTGCTGCTCGAGGTGTTTGGCGCGGCCGGCCAGCACGCGCGCAGCGCGGTGGGGATGGCGCTGCCGCTCAATTACGCAGTCGAGATCGAGCTGATCGTCGAGGTGCGTTAG
- a CDS encoding glycosyltransferase family 39 protein: MQQKRTRGIPAVRGAASAGQRHWEWLAVAAITLAAFAIRAWTVRLSLPFVDHPDEPNPIDYVVQMLRSGDPNPHAFQKPSLYVYLLLTTLTAHYRLGLASGRYGALGQMIVTTHQYTTIPEFFFWGRMLTVTLAALTIVAAFRVARRLAGPLAGLLAALFLALSPFHMRHSQYVTTDVASAWLVLLAFGAALALARHGRWRDYLAAGAFAGLAASAKYNAGVAALMVVAAHMLAAPGRPLARSPRLLAAGLAALLGFVAGTPYALLSWGEFRSGLLGQVQDYAETAHGDFVGAWNLAGYGDFFWNEGLGWVACIAGLAGLALLLADRRRRAAGLIWLSFVLPYLLLHLAQTSHFTRNMLPVVVLSALPLGMAGAALYAQAQAFVQRGKRAWRPALYLFAVALGVLLLLPPALGTWAYSARLQRGDTRLQALAWVEANVPPGARIAAELRPLPGPSESRWAEEAPLTRHELAWYRQQGYAFLIASSEAWRQWSIPPAYVNLAGRPLAEFGGATPRDMLGPRLAIYATGLAARDAPAQLDRAYVGGAHLAGIALGRPDRAAGWLGLRTFWSVEQPLEHDFFIFVHLVDAAGTTVAQRDAPPWQGRFPTSSWRPGTLVVDINDLPLPAGLPAGTYTIMLGMFDPAGAIHLPTSLAGQPTDAIPAGQVTIE; this comes from the coding sequence ATGCAGCAGAAGCGGACTCGCGGCATCCCGGCTGTGCGCGGCGCGGCCAGTGCCGGCCAGCGGCACTGGGAATGGCTGGCCGTAGCGGCGATCACGCTGGCGGCCTTCGCGATCCGCGCCTGGACTGTGCGGCTCAGCCTGCCGTTCGTCGATCACCCCGACGAGCCAAACCCGATCGATTATGTCGTGCAGATGCTGCGCAGCGGCGACCCGAACCCACACGCCTTCCAGAAGCCTTCGCTGTATGTATACCTGCTGCTCACGACGCTGACCGCGCACTACCGCCTGGGCCTGGCCAGCGGGCGCTACGGCGCGCTCGGCCAGATGATCGTCACCACCCACCAGTACACTACCATCCCCGAGTTCTTCTTCTGGGGCCGGATGCTGACGGTCACACTCGCGGCGCTGACGATCGTGGCCGCGTTTCGGGTGGCCCGCCGGCTGGCCGGCCCGCTCGCCGGGCTGCTCGCCGCGCTGTTCCTGGCGCTGTCGCCGTTCCACATGCGCCACTCGCAGTATGTCACTACCGATGTGGCCAGCGCCTGGCTGGTGCTGCTGGCGTTCGGCGCCGCGCTGGCGCTGGCGCGCCACGGCCGCTGGCGCGATTACCTGGCGGCCGGTGCGTTTGCCGGCCTGGCGGCTTCGGCCAAGTACAATGCCGGCGTGGCCGCGCTCATGGTCGTGGCCGCGCATATGCTCGCCGCGCCCGGCCGGCCGCTGGCCCGATCGCCACGCCTGCTTGCGGCCGGGCTGGCCGCGCTGCTCGGCTTCGTGGCCGGCACGCCCTACGCGCTGCTGAGCTGGGGCGAGTTTCGCAGCGGGCTGCTAGGCCAGGTGCAAGATTATGCCGAGACCGCGCACGGCGATTTTGTGGGCGCGTGGAACCTGGCCGGCTACGGCGATTTCTTCTGGAACGAGGGCCTTGGCTGGGTCGCCTGCATCGCCGGGCTGGCCGGGCTGGCGCTGCTGCTGGCCGATCGCCGGCGCCGCGCGGCCGGACTGATCTGGCTGAGCTTCGTGCTGCCCTACCTGCTGCTGCACCTGGCGCAGACCAGCCACTTCACCCGCAATATGCTGCCGGTGGTGGTGCTGAGCGCGCTGCCGCTGGGTATGGCCGGCGCGGCGCTGTATGCGCAGGCCCAGGCGTTTGTGCAAAGGGGGAAAAGGGCGTGGCGGCCGGCTTTGTATCTTTTCGCGGTTGCCTTAGGCGTGCTGCTGCTGCTGCCGCCTGCCCTTGGCACCTGGGCCTACTCGGCGCGGCTCCAGCGCGGCGATACGCGCCTCCAGGCGCTGGCCTGGGTCGAGGCTAACGTGCCGCCGGGCGCTCGCATCGCCGCCGAGCTACGCCCGCTGCCCGGCCCTTCCGAAAGCCGCTGGGCCGAAGAGGCGCCGCTGACGCGCCACGAGCTAGCCTGGTACCGCCAGCAGGGCTATGCGTTTCTGATCGCTTCCTCAGAGGCCTGGCGCCAGTGGTCGATCCCGCCGGCCTATGTGAACCTGGCCGGCCGGCCGCTGGCCGAGTTCGGCGGCGCAACCCCGCGCGACATGCTTGGGCCGCGGCTGGCGATCTACGCAACTGGCCTGGCCGCGCGCGATGCGCCGGCCCAGCTCGATCGCGCCTATGTCGGCGGCGCACACCTGGCCGGCATCGCCCTCGGCCGGCCCGACCGCGCGGCCGGCTGGTTGGGCCTGCGCACCTTCTGGAGCGTCGAGCAGCCGCTCGAGCACGATTTCTTCATCTTCGTACACCTGGTCGATGCCGCCGGCACAACCGTAGCCCAGCGCGACGCCCCGCCCTGGCAGGGCCGCTTCCCGACTAGCTCGTGGCGCCCCGGCACGCTGGTGGTCGATATCAACGACCTGCCCCTGCCGGCCGGCCTGCCCGCCGGCACCTACACGATCATGCTGGGCATGTTCGACCCGGCCGGCGCCATCCATCTGCCAACCAGCCTGGCCGGCCAGCCGACCGACGCCATCCCGGCCGGGCAGGTCACGATCGAGTAG